A region of Culicoides brevitarsis isolate CSIRO-B50_1 chromosome 1, AGI_CSIRO_Cbre_v1, whole genome shotgun sequence DNA encodes the following proteins:
- the LOC134837211 gene encoding skin secretory protein xP2-like, whose product MFALAAVAVAKPTFGGGGGMKDDDKPKIILLPAPPAPAPAPAPAPAPGPPTVILLQPPMPAAPAGPPPPIIVKLIEAGGQGGQGGGHGGAPQPIIVNVQDSGAGAGASSGAGGYGGGAGGGPAPIIVKVQEGGAGGHGGGHGGQQGPAPIIVKLQEGGAGGHGGGHGGQQGPAPIIVKIQEDGGAGGHGGGHGGQQGPAPIIVKLQEGGAGGHGGGHGGAPASQTQTVHVEVVQEAAPAQQHQSAPYPSAQQPIIPIPIPAQAAPSQSYGAPAQAAPSQSYGAPAQQQIIPIPIPAQPSQSYGAPVQAQAPSYQQQQSIIPVPISSAPEQQSFAQETISQQAPVQQTAQAPAVQTTQTVQSAPASTTSTSTGGSKPSFNFGRIIGGITNFVLDTKETKLNIIRNLVSNFSKGQASSTGSTQGSVTQTQQAVQTVAQAPQTSQVSQSVQTVQTAQAAPAAAAAQAASSSYQAPSQAFHAASPVYHAPAPAPVYGPPASHGSHSAAASAGPAPIIVKLQEGGNQGGSGGW is encoded by the exons ATGTTTGCCTTGGCTGCTGTAGCAGTTGCGAAACCCACAtttggcggcggcggcggcatgAAAGATGATGACAAACCTAAAATCATCTTGTTGCCTGCTCCCCCAGCGCCTGCTCCGGCTCCAGCTCCAGCCCCAGCTCCTGGACCCCCAACTGTCATCTTGTTACAACCCCCAATGCCTGCTGCTCCCGCTGGTCCAC CACCACCAATTATCGTTAAATTGATCGAAGCTGGCGGTCAAGGAGGACAAGGCGGCGGCCATGGAGGAGCTC CACAACCAATTATTGTTAATGTACAAGACAGCGGAGCAGGAGCTGGCGCCTCATCAGGCGCTGGCGGATATGGCGGAGGCGCAGGCGGTGGTC CAGCCCCAATCATCGTTAAAGTTCAAGAAGGAGGCGCCGGAGGACACGGAGGCGGTCATGGAGGTCAACAAGGCCCAGCTCCAATCATCGTTAAATTGCAAGAAGGAGGCGCCGGAGGACACGGAGGCGGTCATGGAGGTCAACAAGGCCCAGCTCCAATCATTGTTAAGATCCAAGAAGATGGCGGCGCCGGAGGACACGGAGGCGGTCATGGAGGTCAACAAGGCCCAGCTCCAATCATCGTTAAATTGCAAGAAGGAGGTGCCGGAGGACACGGAGGCGGCCATGGCGGTg ctcctGCAAGTCAAACTCAAACTGTTCATGTTGAAGTTGTTCAAGAAGCAGCTCCTGCTCAACAACATCAATCTGCTCCCTATCCTTCGg CTCAACAACCTATTATTCCAATTCCAATTCCTGCTCAAGCTGCTCCATCTCAATCTTATGGAGCTCCTGCTCAAGCTGCTCCATCTCAATCCTATGGAGCTCCTGCTCAACAACAAATTATTCCAATCCCAATCCCTGCTCAACCCTCACAATCTTATGGAGCTCCTGTTCAAGCTCAAGCTCCTTcatatcaacaacaacaatcaatTATCCCTGTGCCAATTTCTTCTGCTCCTGAACAACAAAGTTTTGCCCAAGAAACAATTTCTCAACAAGCCCCTGTTCAACAAACCGCTCAAGCTCCTGCAGTTCAAACTACTCAAACTGTTCAATCAGCTCCTGCTTCGACAACTTCAACCTCTACAGGAGGCTCGAAACCCTCGTTTAACTTTGGAAGAATCATTGGCGGCATAACAAACTTTGTCCTTGACACGAAAGAAACGAAATTGAACATTATCAGAAACTTAGTTTCGAACTTCAGTAAAGGTCAGGCATCTTCAACTGGATCTACTCAAGGTTCCGTGACTCAAACGCAACAAGCTGTTCAAACAGTTGCTCAAGCTCCTCAAACTTCTCAAGTCTCTCAATCGGTTCAAACCGTACAAACCGCTCAAGCCGCTCCAGCTGCAGCTGCAGCTCAAGCCGCTTCTTCATCTTATCAAGCTCCTTCTCAAGCTTTTCACGCAGCTTCTCCCGTATACCATGCCCCTGCTCCTGCTCCCGTCTATGGACCTCCAGCTTCTCATGGAAGTCATAGCGCTGCAGCTtccg ctGGCCCAGCTCCCATCATTGTCAAGCTCCAAGAAGGAGGAAACCAAGGAGGATCCGGAGGCTGGTAA